Proteins encoded together in one Gemmatimonadetes bacterium T265 window:
- the dcd gene encoding dCTP deaminase — MSIQSDRWITRMAREHGMIEPFEGRQVREGAISYGVSSYGYDMRVAREFRIFTNVLNSIVDPKAFDPNSFVEFEGDVCIVPPNSFALARSVEYFRIPRDVVTICVGKSTYARCGIITNVTPFEPEWEGFVTLEISNTTPLPAKIYANEGIAQVLFFKGEEPPEVSYRDKAGKYQGQVGVTLPKL; from the coding sequence ATGATCGAGCCGTTCGAGGGGCGACAGGTGCGCGAGGGCGCGATCTCCTACGGCGTGAGCTCGTACGGGTACGACATGCGCGTCGCGCGCGAGTTCCGGATCTTCACCAACGTCCTCAACTCGATCGTCGACCCGAAAGCGTTCGACCCGAACTCGTTCGTCGAGTTCGAGGGGGACGTGTGCATCGTGCCGCCGAATTCGTTCGCGCTCGCGCGTTCGGTCGAGTACTTCCGCATTCCGCGCGACGTCGTCACCATCTGCGTCGGCAAGAGCACGTACGCGCGCTGCGGGATCATCACCAACGTGACGCCGTTCGAGCCGGAGTGGGAGGGCTTCGTCACGCTCGAGATCTCGAACACGACCCCGCTGCCGGCCAAGATCTACGCGAACGAAGGCATCGCGCAGGTCCTGTTCTTCAAGGGCGAGGAGCCGCCCGAGGTCTCGTACCGTGACAAGGCGGGCAAGTACCAGGGCCAGGTCGGCGTGACGCTGCCGAAGCTCTAG